From the Perca fluviatilis chromosome 11, GENO_Pfluv_1.0, whole genome shotgun sequence genome, the window ggagccctccaagaagctccaggagaacaTTTGCTCTCGCCATGATGAGGTGATGAAAATGTTCTGCCGTACTGAGcagcagcttatctgttatctctgctctgtggatgaacataaaggccacgacacagtctctgctgctgcgcagaaaggactgagaggcagaaaaagctcgaggggagtcgacaaaacatccagcagagaatccaggacagagagaaagatgtgaagctgcttcaacagcaggcggaggccatcaatcgctctgctgataaagcagtggaggacagcgaaagatcttcactgagctgatccgtctcctggagaaaagaagctctgatgtgaagcagcaggtcagatcccagcagaaaagTAAAGTGAGTCGAGTCcaaagagcttcaggagaagctggagcaggagatcactgagctgaagaggaaagacgctgagctgaagaagctctcacacacagaggatcacaaccagtttctacacaactacccctcactgtcaccactcagccaatcagcatccagcatccatatcAGTCCTCTGAGCTACTTTGAGGATGTAACAGCGGCTGTTTTAGGagtcagagataaactacaggacgtTTCTGAGAGAGACGTGGACAAACGTCTCACTGACAGGAAGGACTGTAGGACTGGCGGTAAACAGAAGACAGAGTAGACGAGACTCTCATGTGAGAAGGGACCACAAAGGTTTGAGATGCTGGAAGGGGCCCACAGAGAATGCGTATGTACAGGGACAAGAATGTTTTGCTACGCCCCTGCTGACTCTAGAATTTTTCTCCTGGAGAGTCTGCTgtgttgtgtaaactgaaatagacagaagtcatttaGGGTTAATCTCTTACTTATTTTCTTCACTGCAGAGATCAGCTGCCAGTCAAACATTATGGGATGTCCTTTGACATCTTGTCATTAGttgttgtgtaaatgtttgagtttcTTTAGGTGACTCCTTCCTGTGATGATGTTTGTTGACCTGAACTGAGAATGAAAACTTCTCTGCTCTCTAAATATTTGatgaatatttgtatcgatGTATTTCTATGTTGTTGTTTCTCTTCCACATCATGGGTCTGAAGAGAGAAATCACCAGATCTCCTTTATCCTCTATACTTTGTTCTCTTTGTAAAGAAATCTATAATCACATTTATCTGTTAATACTGATCATAATCAATGAGGAGATTATTCATTATTGTCTTTTACATATCTGAGAGTCAAACACACTGATTGTGTGGATGAAGTTCAGGTTTAGAGTCAGTCTCGGTCCTTTCAACTTTTCTCACTAAAACAGCTTTGTCACAGAGAAATGAGCAGCAGAGTTTTCTATCACTTGTTGctttttacaaacaacagaccctttgcaaacacgtgaccacgaccACATGACCACGCCCtgacggacggcagaatcaccggaagcacaagctaaatAGTATATTAGACGAgcggaaagtttcattagtttcaaataaataacactaaataaaatgtaataataataatactatcttcttcttcatggcttcttcagacattgtttacattcacctaccctggtccctgtctcgatcctgccggtagctagcttgccccgctagctgttagccgttagctgccgtccggtgagtgtagtcagccaggcttttgtgataatcatcccaataacaatccatggagcggtggtggtgtggctatgtcttccagttactgaaggctagcgttagcttgcgcttggagcagcaagttcatctgcctgttgcccctctgtctgtctcgttctttccaactcttgtgagGCTAGTATTCAACTGTATACTCCGATTCGAATACATAAGAACGACCATataactcaaaaggctcttccctgtgttgtatatctgctatattctccatagttacgttactccaagcttcttcccttgtaaacaaatctcctcttcacacactacgctccgatcggcacactactgtttacgcacaactagcagctactaccgcattactgttttgtttttttaggggggaatacacttcaatacGTGACATGACCtttcctctggaggacatagccacaccaccgtggattgttattgggatgattatcacagaagcctgtctgaatacactcacaggacggcagctagcagctaacggctatcagctagcagggcaagctagctacaggcacgTAGGCTACCGTTGTTCACTGGCAGAGCCGATGCATCTCTCTAATGGATGCCTGAACGCATCCCAGCTCTGGGAAATAATTCATCACACGCtaatccatgcagtaaatcacGGAGTGTCTATGATCACtattaaccacacataatgtaacatctagccatcatcttatctgtgattatattcGCTGTTGACCTGTGGATATTTCGACAGCTAGCTGGTCGGCTAACCGGGGTAGGAGCTCCGCAGACCCGCATTAGCACGGCAGCTAGCTGGGtgaggaagttttattattattattattattaatcagtcatttaaaacagaaaggcaatacatacacatgcttgaGTCAATAAATAAACTGAGTCAATAAACACAATTGATAACACAGAGTTAAAAGTCCTGACACTCATAAAATAACAGATATTGTGTAGTTGATTCTTGACTTTTGGTTTCCACGTCTTTTCAGCAGAACTCAAGAAGTCAGCCATTCAAATCTCACATTCCAAAATGCTATTTACAACCTGAGAGCTGTAATTCTTCTCTCCCATGTTTTCAGTAGGacttgaatgcagcacaagTGTTACAGGGTGTGACTGATTTGAACACACTGACACAGTGTAATATTAAATCTATTTAAATGTCTAACTGATGTTTAAAGTTTGGACAGGTCTTCCTGCAGTGAACATCCTaaaacaggtaaaaaaaaaaaaaaaagccttcatAAAAAAGGCCTTTTGATAACATGGGATGTAGTGGAGGTTAAAGCTCCTCAGCTCACTGTCTGCATGTTTTacttaaaatcatgttttttctttGATACAATAATATTTATAATACAAATACAGCGTTTAATACATGTTGGTTAGTCATGTGAAACTGTTGTAAGCAATTCAAAATTAAtcttttaagaaaaataaaacaatgttttctttttggaaAGTTGTTCTAACAGATTGTTTTTATGTAGTTTGCTTTTGTTTATTTCAGCTGTACTCTGACGTTATTATGAGTCCAGTAAACTCTGATGTTTGACATGTTTTAGCTCTACTACAGTGTGTTTGggttgttttaatgttaaaagcTTTTGTGTGATTAATGGAATATTGACACAAATTAAAAACCTTACTGTAATGGAAGCATTTTTCTTTGTTGGACATTGCCTGAGCTACATTAATAACATGTCCTCCTAGTCACAAAAAGTCAGACtatagtatttaaaaaagtagtaaaaagtaaaagaaatgttatacaaaagtcatagtaaagtatgttgaataaaagtcctagtatagcatgacaacaaaatatatatgaatgtatagGAGTTCAATGTTCTgcaagtcctctaatatttcctcatttatgtcatcaacacatccatgattcatacatgttgtgtaaaacaaggtcatatttttccttggatttatgtatggtttgcaaaaatgggaactgctgggtccgtgagatgagagaagcaaagtgtatgcgcggtgTGCACACGTTaaggccaagcatgcgcccttaAAATGGcgtctgaataacgcgccactgactttagactgggtttttcctggtctgtggcggaattgttttcttaaactgcacaatagcaccagggaacatttgcgccagaacacgcctcctcttttcgctgaaccgcccccgggagcgcaaatacattccctaatttacagacgtgcgtctgtggagggaaaggtccgctgtgcgtcgggtgcaaaataggaatgatattTTCAGATATGGAGCAGATATCAGATATCATTTTAAATGAGGAAACAAAGTACAAACTCAAAATGTTGCTCCCCTATTGAAATGTACTAAAGCTTTATAGTCCCTGCCTGTATCGTATCAGGGCAATCAAGCTGAACCTTGAACCAGGAACCCTTGATAAGACAGTCACAGATCAGTAACAGTCAGACAAGCGTTGTCGCAGAGAGGTGAAATGGCACAGAAAGGATTTCAGCTGGACAGGGAGACCTTCTCTtattccatctgtctggatctactgaaggatccggtgactactccctgtggacacaactactgcatgaactgtatgAAAAGCCACTGGGATGTAGAGGATCATAAGAAAAGCCAGAGAGTTAGTAACTGGTTGGCTCTGGTTTTGATTGACAAGTAATTGGTGTCATCCTGCTCTGCTGATAACGTGAAagttgagtgttttctaataatattgcctagaggaagcatatatgtATGGAGAAATAGAAGTCcgctgagccttgaggaacgcccaTGGCTAACACTTAGCGTACGTGGGGAGAAATAGCTTAAGATTCAACTAAAaatccagcagagaatccaggacagagagaaagatgtgaagctgcttcaaaAGCAGGTGGAGGCGATctctgagctgctttgaggacgTGATGCCATAGTtttgctgggggacttcaacgcgcacgtgggtgatgatggagacacatggagaggcgtgattgggatgaacggcctccctgatctaaaccagagtggttgtttgttgttggacttctgtgctagtcatggattgtctataacgaacaccatgttcgaacatagggatgctcataagtgtacttggtaccagagcaccctaggccaaaggtcaatgatcgattttataatcgtttcatctgatctgaggccgtatgttttggacactcaggtgaagagaggggcggagctgtcaaccgatcaccatctggtggtgagttgggtgagggggtgggggaagactctggacagacctggtaagcctaaacgggtagtgcgggtaaattgggaacgtctggaggaggcccctgtccgacagactttcaactcacacctccggcggagcttttcgtgcatccctgtggaggctgggggcattgaacccgagtggacaatgttcaaagtttccattacTGAAGCTGCAGcggggagctgtggtcttagggtcttaggtgcctcaaggggcggaaACCCacgaagaaggagtctttccgggatatgttatcccagaggactccagaggcagttgcagggtaccaaATGGcctgaagggctgcagcctttGCCATGAAAGaagcaaagcagcgggtgtgagagaagttcggagaagacatggagaaggactttccgTTGGCACCAAGGTGCCTCTGGAAAACCGTttgccacctcaggagggggaagcggggaaccatccaagctgtgtgcagtaaggatgggacgctgttgacctcaactgaggaggtaatagggtggtggaaggagcactttgaggaactcctaaatccaactaatacgccctcaatgttagaggcagagctggaggatgatgggggattgttgtCGATTTCCCTGGTGGaggtcactgatgtagtcaaacaactccacagtggtaAAGCCCCGGAGATTGATGAGATCTGTCCAGAAATGCTGaaagctctgggtgtggagggtcTGTCTTGGATGGCACGCCTCTTCACCATTGcatggaagtctgggacagtgccaaaggggTGGTAGATCGGGGTGGTGATTCCCCTGTTCAAAAATGGGCACTAGAGGGTGTGTGCCatttacaggggtatcacacttctcagcctccctggtaaagtctactccaaggtgctggaaaggagggttcggccgatagtcgaaccttgggttgaagaggaacaatgcggattccgacctggtcgtggaacaacggaccagatcttcactctcgcaaggatcctggagggagcttgggagggagcctgggagtatgcccttccggtttacatgtgttttgtggatttggagaaggcgtatgaccgggtccctcgggagatactgtgggaggtgctgcaggagtatggggtgagggggtcccttctcaaggccatccaatctctgtatgaccaaagcgagagctgcgtccgggttctcggcagtaagtcggactggtttcaggtgagggttggtctccgccagggctgcgctttgtcaccaatcctgtttgtaatattatggacaggatatcgaggcgtagtcggggtggggaggggttgcagttcggtgggctggggatctcatcgctgctctttgcagatgatgtggtcctgatggcatcatcggcctgtgaccttcagcactcactggatcagttcgcagccgagtgaaaagcggctgggatgaggatcagcacctctaaatctgaggccatggttctcagcaggaaaccgatggagtgcctactccaggtagggaatgagtccttaccccaagtgaaggagttcaagtaccttggggtcttgGAGCGAGTGAGGGAACAATGGAGCGCAGgattggtcggagaattggTGCAGCggggtattacattcaatttatcgcaccattgtgacgaaaagagagctgagccagaaggcaaagctctcgatctaccggtcagttttcgttcctaccctcacctatggttgTGAAGGTGATCGAAAGAACCAGATCCATGGTACAAGcagccaaaatgggtttcctcaggagggtggctgacgtctcccttagagatagggtgacaAGCTAAGTATAACTGAGGCAGTTTCTCTCATGAAACACCACAAAGTACAGTCTTTAATCAATACTTATAGCCTATACAGAGCCAGAATATTtcaacatgtaaatgggtgaattaagggtttatttaaaccaaaccagagtggtgattgttggaacagtggaaagaaaaaacaaatctacTTCTCCAGAGGGACACAGACTCACCACAGCTCTTCATTTACAAGCTACCTAAGAACGTCTTCCCTGAGTGTAACCTCCCTGTGGGTTTTTGTCGGGCACAAACTAAAGTTGGCACAGAGTCGGTAACACACCAGTCCTGTTTTCACAAATCTAGTGGCCGACCATACATGCCAACATTTAACAACACACTTAAGTGTTACATgatctgtaaagcacttttatAGAATGCATAAAGTtgggtaaaataataaaagtgcAGCAGTGCACAAGTGTGAAGCAAAGTGCAAACAAGAGTTTCATGAAAGTCAGCTAGTGAAAGGCTAAAGTGAAGAGATAAGTTTTagctttcttttaaaaaatattacttCTGGGACTTTTATCAAATAATATCACTTCATTATATTTTACAACAGACTTTGGAGTTTCATTACCTTTGCAGCAGTGATTCATTTAGTGTTTAGTGTATTTAAAGTATTGTAACCAACAAAGGGTTTCATTATGATGAATTACAGGACAATTCAGTAATTCTGAAAACTGTGGAGTTGTTTTCAAAAGCTCTGATTATAACAAGAGATTTTAAATGGGAAATGAGCTCTACTGTAAACAAGtcttcacacacagacacacacacacacacatctctcccACAGCGATCCTCTTCCTGGAATGAACAGAAGCTTGATAAGCCCTCCCTTCTCCTCCCGCTCTCAAACACAGCAAGCTCCACTCTGTCTGTATTTCCTTGTTCCTTCCCTTCAGTGGGTGTAACCAACGTGGGGAAATCTGACAGCTGACAGGCCCCGTTCACTGCACAATGACTTGCTGTTCAGAACACAGCTCAGACTAGTTTCACATATCATGAAGTGAGATTCAGATGAGCGTTGTCACTGAGAACAGAAATGGCgcagaaaggagttcagctggacAGAGAGACCTTCTtttgttccatctgtctggatctactgaaggatccggtaACTACTTCCTGTGGACACAactactgcatgaactgtattaaaagccactggGATGAAGAGGATCATAagaacatccacagctgtcctcaaTGCAGGCAGACgttcacaccgaggcctgtcctgctgaaaaacaccatgttagcagatttagtggaggagctgaagaagactggactccaagctgctcctgctgatcactgctatgctggagctgaagatgtggcctgtgatttCTGCACTGGGAGAAAACTGAAAGCACACAAGTCCTGTCTGGTGTGTCTGATGTCTTACTGTGATCAACACCTCCAGCCTCATTATGATGTTCCTCCattaaagaaacacaagctggtggagccctccaagaagctccaggagaacatctgctctcgtcatgatgaggtgatgaagTTTTTCTGTcgtactgatcagcagcttatctgttatctctgcttaatggatgaacataaaggccacgacacagtctcagctgcagcagaaaggactgagaggcagaaaaagcTTGAGGGGAGTCGACtaaacatccagcagagaatccacgaccgagagaaagatgtgaaactGCTTCGAGAGCAGGTGGAGGTTATCAATGACTCTgctgataaagcagtggaggacagcgagaagatcttctctgagctgatccgtctcctggagaaaagaagcactgatgtgaagcagcaggtcagatcccagcagaaaagtgaagtgagtcgagtcaaagagcttcaggagaagctggagcaggagatcactgagctgaagaggaacgacgctgagctgaagaagctctcacacacagaggatcacaaccagtttctacacaactacccctcactgtcaccactcaaCCAATCTACATCCAGCATCGATATCTGTCCTCTGAGCTACTTTGAGGAGGTGACAGCGGCtgtgtcagaagtcagagataaactacaggaTGTTCTGAGAGAGAAGTTGACAAACGTCTCACTGACAGGAAGGACTGAAGTGGATGTTTCACTACCACAAGAAGAacccaagaccagagctgacttCCTAAAATATTCACGTGAAATCACATTGGACCCAAACACAGCATACATACAtctgttattatctgaggggaacagaAAAGCAACAAGAATGAGACAACAACAGTCAtattctagtcacccagacagatttATTGGATGTtctcaggtcctgagtagagacAGTCTGACTGGAcattgttactgggaggtggagacgAGAGGAGTAGGAATTTGtgtagcagtcgcatacaagaatatcagcagagcagggacctggtatgaatgtgtatttgGATTAAATGACAAATCATGGGCGTTACGTTGCGAAAAAAATAGTTATTCACTTTGGTACAACAATGTCCAAACTCCCATCTCAGGTCCTgtgtcctccagagtaggagtgtacctggatcacagtgcaggtattctgtccttctacagagtctctgaaaccatgactctcctccacagagtccagaccacattcagtCAGCCCCTCTATGCTGGACTGCGGCTTTATTATTCTCCTGGAGGCACTGCTGAGTTTTGTAAACTaaaatagacagaagtcatttaTAGGGTTAATCTCTGTGTTTTAACTCTTTAACTTATTTTGTCTCCATGTCTTTAGTTGAGAGCTGATTGGTGTGGCATTTCTTCACTGCTCATGATGATGTTTGTTGACCTGAACTGAGAATGAAAACTTCTCTGCTCTCTAAATGTTTGATGAATATTTGTAtctatgtatttgtatgttgttgtttctcTTCCACATCATGGGTCTGAAGAGAGAAATCCCCAAACATCCTTTATCCTCTATACTTTGTTCTCTTTGTGGATGTTTGTACAGAAATATATAATCACATGTATCTGTTTATCCTGATCATAATCAAAGAGATTATTCATTATTGTCTTTTATGTCATTATTTTCTCCGgaaaccatcaccttatcgtggtggagaggtttgtgtgtccctatgaacctgagggctgtgttgtctggagcttggtgctcctggtagggtctcccatggcaaagtggtctcagatgaggggccagacaaagaatggttcaaaaaccctatgagtAAACGAGGAAGAGGTAGAgttaccctgcccggaggaagcccggggcccccgtctggagccaggcccagatggagggCTCGTCAGCgtgcgcctggtggccgggtttgccacggagcccagCTGGGCACAGCCCGAATAAGCAACATGGCAACTCCCTCTCTATCCCATGgacccaccacctgtgggaggaaccgctggggtcgggtgcactggcagtgaaggtcaggggcctcgacggaccagacccgggctgcagaggctggctctggggacgtggaaggTCATCTCTCTatggcagcatggtggcccaatggttagcactgtggcctcataACAAGAAGGTTCtattttgattaggacaatgcactcTCTTTGTGCATGTCTTTATGATGGGAAGAAACCGgcgcacccggaggaaacccacgcaagcatagggagaacatgcaaactccacacagaaagaccTGGGACGACCTGGGTTCGAACGGGCTGGATTAGGGGGCACTAGAGGGTGTATGCCATGAACCCAGAACCTttttgctgtgaggcagaagtgctaaccactgagccaccgtgttGCCTATGTTTCTaggttcgaatccaggtcgttccgggcctttctgtgtggagtttgcgtgttctccccatgtttgtgtgggtttcctccgggtgcgccggtttcccccaccatcaaaaacatgtactaggttctccagtcagtgcccttgatcaaggcactagctcagatctggagttggtcccagggtgctgtgattggctgcccaatgctcccttgagggatgggttaaatgtagagaatgaattttgctacatgtatgtgtatgtgacaataaaagtacctttacctttacctctctgtgggggaaggagccggaacttgtgcgggaggtggagcttacctctacatacagtatatatctaaTTGTGAATTAGTGCAAAATAGTGCCATAAGATATTTTCTGGGTGTGCATAAATATACCCCTACACTGGTGATAGTGGGACACATGGGATGGGAATCATGTGAGGCTCGCTGGAAGATATGTATGGCCCAGTTATGGAATCGTCTATTATTAGATATGGACGCAAATAGGTTGACAAGGAAAATATTTCTCTGGGATGAACACATTCTTGGTCCTTGGTCTAACGACATATgcaaattgttttgtaattatgGTTTTGGTGAGTTGTTTGTTAATAATGAAAAGCTGAATATTGGTTTGTTTAAAGAATCTGTGTTTGCTAAAGAAAAACAGTGGGCCAACGATATATGGGCTAAGACTGAGAATTATGTTGTATATAATTTATCAAAAAGGCAAACTCACAAGCCACCGGCTGAGCGCTGCTACGTTTGAGTTTACCCCCGGTGGaggagagggtcgcctccctacgcctgcgggttctgggggggaaaactctgactgttgtttgtgcatatgcaccaaacaaaagATTGGAGTATTCTGCCTTCTTTGAGACCTTGAGTGGGGTCCTGCATGAGGctccatagttctgctgggggacttcaacgctgAAGTCGACtcctgtgctagtcatggattggaacatagggatgctcataagtgtacttggtaccagagcaccctaggccaaaggtcaatgatcgattttataatcgtttcatctgatctgaggccgtatgttttggacactcgggtgaagagaggggcggagctgtcaaccaatcaccatctggtggtgagttggttcagggggtgggggaagactctggacagacctggtaagcccaaatgGGTAGTGTGGGGTAAattcacacctccggcggagcttttcgtgcatccctgtggaggctgggggcattgaacccgagtggacaatgttcaaagtttccattgctgaagctgcagcggggagctgtggtcttagggttttaggtgcctcaaggggcggaaACCCacgaagaaggagtctttccgggatatgttatcccagaggactccggaggcagttgcagggtaccgaagggcccgaagagctgcagcctctgccgtgaacgaggcaaagcagcgggtgtgggagaagttcggagaagacatggagaaggactttccggaaaaggtgcttctggaaaccGTGCACACCTCAGGAGGGAAGGCGGGGGAACCCATCCGGCTGTCtttacagtaaggatgggacactgttgacctcaactgaggaggtaatagggtggtggaaggagcactttgaggaactcctaaatccaactaatacgccctctatgttagaggcagagctagaggatgatgggggattgttgtCGATTTCCCTGGTGGaggtcactgatgtagtcaaacaactccacagtggcaaagccccggagattgatgagatccattcagaaatgctgaaagctctgggtgtggaggttctgtcttggttgacacaccactttgtttatttcaggtttatttaacagggacaatgcacactaataatacatgtaaaaatgtacagtgtgccagaattagccaaaaggctattttacatctgctgtccctggaCAGATCGTACAATGTCACACCTAAAAAGATAGCTGTTTGtgtgcatgagtatttccgctgacccgtttgtttgtggttgttaccatggtgaatcgtagaatcatggctccattcatactgccttttgtgcacgcgcgtaaccctgagtgaacatactccgagttgattgaaccaactcatatcagctgttctggaaccgaaaactcagagtttcccatctcagggtaaatcaactcagacatcagggttagactcagagtttgttaaacctccttcctggaacggaccccaggtttagtgaaaactctgagttggttaaccctgagatgagggaaaatctgggttttctgtttcagaaagagagataacttaacctcagagtcagttaccatggtaacttcacctcagagtcagttaccatggtaacttcacctcagagtcagttactatggtaactgagcctgtgaacttaacctggtcgggagcaggttttcttcaagaaaccttgagtttctcgtttcctcattcattcattcattcagtctgtatcaggcgcattttaatgcagtttgttatctgcatgaataaaacaacatattggtttatgttaggcagactataaaacgttttttttctcaaacatgtcacgtccttttgtcgacgattgATGAAAAatctgtattaattcacagagagtttacgtcggtattgagtcccgactatagatgtattttcatttccacataaccgatttgagaggtaggcctactattttcttatcacagtccattagatatgtagataccttatccgtcctcatatcactaacatcagccatcgtggacaggctttacagtttttttcgattgctaaacgacagtg encodes:
- the LOC120568825 gene encoding tripartite motif-containing protein 16-like, which encodes MAQKGVQLDRETFFCSICLDLLKDPVTTSCGHNYCMNCIKSHWDEEDHKNIHSCPQCRQTFTPRPVLLKNTMLADLVEELKKTGLQAAPADHCYAGAEDVACDFCTGRKLKAHKSCLVCLMSYCDQHLQPHYDVPPLKKHKLVEPSKKLQENICSRHDEVMKFFCRTDQQLICYLCLMDEHKGHDTVSAAAERTERQKKLEGSRLNIQQRIHDREKDVKLLREQVEVINDSADKAVEDSEKIFSELIRLLEKRSTDVKQQVRSQQKSEVSRVKELQEKLEQEITELKRNDAELKKLSHTEDHNQFLHNYPSLSPLNQSTSSIDICPLSYFEEVTAAVSEVRDKLQDVLREKLTNVSLTGRTEVDVSLPQEEPKTRADFLKYSREITLDPNTAYIHLLLSEGNRKATRMRQQQSYSSHPDRFIGCSQVLSRDSLTGHCYWEVETRGVGICVAVAYKNISRAGTWYECVFGLNDKSWALRCEKNSYSLWYNNVQTPISGPVSSRVGVYLDHSAGILSFYRVSETMTLLHRVQTTFSQPLYAGLRLYYSPGGTAEFCKLK